Genomic segment of Rhodocaloribacter litoris:
CGGAACGAACTGCGGCGGCTGCTCCGGGCGCACCCGGACGTCGACGTCGTGGGCGAGGCCGCCGAGGCCGACGCCGCCGAGGCCGCGGTTGCACGGCTCCGTCCGGACCTGCTCTTCCTCGACGTGCAGATGCCCGGCCGCTCCGGTTTCGACCTGCTCGAAGCACTCGACCCCGTGCCGGCGGTCATCTTCACAACGGCCTACGACCGGTATGCCCTGCGCGCCTTCGAGGTCAGCGCCCTGGACTACCTCCTCAAACCCGTCGAGCCGGAGCGGCTGGCCACCGCCCTGGAAAAGGTCCGCACGCGCCTGCCGGTGCCGGGCACCGCCCCGGCCGATCACCTCACCGCCGCCGATCGCGTCTTCGTCAAAGAGGGAGACCACTGCTGGTTCGTCCGCCTGGGCGACGTGCGCCTGTTCGAATCCGAAGGCAACTACACACGCCTCTACTTCGGAAACGAACGCCCCCTCATCCACCGCTCCCTCAACGCGCTCGAGGCCCGCCTCGACCCGAAGACGTTCTTCCGGGCCAGCCGCCGGCACATCCTGAACCTGACCCATGTCGTCACCCTCACCCCGTGGTTCAACGGCGGCCTGCTGGTGCGGCTCGACGACGGGCACGAGGTCGAAATGTCCCGCCGGCGTGCCCGAACCTTTCGCGAAATCATGGAACTTTGACGCGGGCGACCGCCCCACGCCGGGGAACCCGCCCGCCTCCTGTGCATAGGATGCGCCGGAACCCGACACCCCGCCCTTACGAGCAAAGTCACGGCATACCATGGCACTGAAAACCCTGGACGTGGATCTGCTGGCCCAGCAGACGGGCAACCTGTACGAAACGGTCGCCATTCTGGCGAAGCGCTCGCGGCAGATCGCTTCGAACATCAAGCAGGAGCTGGACGAGAAACTTGCCTACTTCGAGGGCTTCGGGGAGGAGACGGAAGATCCGCGCTTTCAGGAAGAGCAGGCCCGCATCTCGCTCGAATACGAGATGATGCCCGAGCCGACCGAGCTGGCCATCAATGAAATGCTCAACGGCGAGATCTACTTCCGCGATCCGCTGGCCGAGCTGGAAGAATGACCTTCACCCGCCCGGGTGATTGAGGATAGGCCCCGTGCAGGGTCTATCCTTTTTCTTTTTCCACGCCTACCCGTCGGGCGCTCCGCCGAGCGGCTGCCGGGCCCCGGTGCGGACGTCGAGGCGATAGCCGGCCGGGGGAGCATCGGCCTGCACGGTGCCC
This window contains:
- a CDS encoding LytR/AlgR family response regulator transcription factor encodes the protein MNALIIDDERLARNELRRLLRAHPDVDVVGEAAEADAAEAAVARLRPDLLFLDVQMPGRSGFDLLEALDPVPAVIFTTAYDRYALRAFEVSALDYLLKPVEPERLATALEKVRTRLPVPGTAPADHLTAADRVFVKEGDHCWFVRLGDVRLFESEGNYTRLYFGNERPLIHRSLNALEARLDPKTFFRASRRHILNLTHVVTLTPWFNGGLLVRLDDGHEVEMSRRRARTFREIMEL
- a CDS encoding DNA-directed RNA polymerase subunit omega, with the translated sequence MALKTLDVDLLAQQTGNLYETVAILAKRSRQIASNIKQELDEKLAYFEGFGEETEDPRFQEEQARISLEYEMMPEPTELAINEMLNGEIYFRDPLAELEE